Part of the Candidatus Poribacteria bacterium genome is shown below.
ACGAGTTGGCGACGGATACGGATGTGCGGATCACGATCTATGCCGCGAACGGTGTAGTCGTCCGGACGTTGCAGTTGGGTCAGCAGTCGGCTGGCTACTATACGGATCGTGAGCATGCGGCGTATTGGGACGGTCGGAATGCTTCTGGTGAGCAGGTGGCGAGTGGCGTGTATTTTTACCAGTTGGAAACGGACGAAATTTCGTCACTTCGCAAGATGGTAATATTGAAATAAGATTTTTAATTATACTTTGCAGGTCGATTCGGCGGGTTTGATGAATGAAGGGTTGCCTCTCCGTATATCCCCTCTCCATTTCATTACGAGCTATGCGCTTGGCTGGAGGGAAGAGGGCAGATGGGAAGATTCGCAACCCTCCTGCTTCCATCCTTCCCTCTTTCTTCTCTTGAATACCTCTGCTTCAGCGGGTCTATTTTCTTTGACTTTTAACCGTAAATACGGTATCCTAATTGTGTCAGTGATGGGGTTGGGATTTTTCACCCGCGACACATGGTCGCCGAGCCACCCCGATCTTGCTGAAAACAGGTTTCACTGACATAACCACCGAAAGCAGAAGGAAATACAGA
Proteins encoded:
- a CDS encoding T9SS type A sorting domain-containing protein; this encodes ELATDTDVRITIYAANGVVVRTLQLGQQSAGYYTDREHAAYWDGRNASGEQVASGVYFYQLETDEISSLRKMVILK